The following coding sequences lie in one Vitis vinifera cultivar Pinot Noir 40024 chromosome 19, ASM3070453v1 genomic window:
- the LOC100258180 gene encoding auxin-responsive protein SAUR71, whose translation MKKLIRRLSRVSDSSQYCLLRSDSRSATRTRRSESFRTAKLRRPLSAGGVPHGHLPVYVGEEMERFIVSAEFLNHPVFVNLLNKSAQEYGYEQQGVLRIPCHVLVFERVLEALRLGDESGDLQELVNSECL comes from the coding sequence ATGAAGAAGTTGATCCGCCGCTTGTCGAGAGTCTCCGATTCCTCACAGTACTGCCTCCTCCGATCCGACTCCCGATCCGCCACCCGCACCCGCCGCTCCGAGAGCTTCCGCACGGCCAAGCTCCGCCGTCCCCTCAGCGCCGGTGGAGTCCCCCACGGCCACCTCCCGGTCTACGTCGGAGAGGAGATGGAGCGGTTCATCGTGAGCGCCGAGTTTCTTAACCACCCGGTCTTCGTCAATCTGTTGAATAAATCGGCGCAGGAGTACGGGTACGAGCAGCAGGGCGTTCTGCGGATCCCTTGCCACGTCCTCGTCTTTGAGCGAGTCCTTGAAGCACTCCGGCTTGGCGACGAGTCGGGAGATTTGCAAGAGCTGGTGAACTCGGAGTGTCTCTGA